Genomic DNA from Archangium lipolyticum:
AGGTACTTGCCCCAGTGCAGGCGGAAGCCGAACGGCGCGAGCAGCTCCCAGAACCGCTCGTAGAAGTTCTGCCGGACGTGCTCCTTGTCCGTGCGGAACCAGAACACGTCCACCCGGATGGAGTGCCGCCCCTGGCTGGGGCTCATCCAGAAGGGGCTCGCGGCGCCCGCGTAGATCTCGAATGCATACGCGCCGGTGCGCCCCATTCCCCTCGCCTCCCCGGCCCCCTGCGTGTCCGAGGGGTCGGGATTGAAATAGCCATCCAGGAGCTTCATCACCTCCGCGGACCGCGCGATGTCGATGAAGAGCTCGGTGAAGTCCGTGGGCAACAGCTCGTCCGAGACGCCATCGTCCATTGGCAGGATCTCGTGCCAGGGGCCCCGGAACTCCTTCGTCTCCTTGGAGGGCACGAAGGCATTCAGGACGAGCCGCACCACCCTCTCGGTCAGCGGACCGTAGGGCGGATCATCGTGCGCGATGAAGTTGTAGAACTGATTGACGAAGATCTGGAAGACGCGAGGGATCGCGACGAAGGGTCTGCGGGTGAGCGCGCGGCGGTAGGTCTTCGACTCCGGGCTCGTCTCTCGGCGCGCCCGCCAGAGCTGCACCTTGTCGACACCCCGCTGGGGCCACCAGAGCAGCCGGGCATAGGTGTCGTCATCCGTCTCGAGGAAATGCCGCAAGCCTCCCTCCCCAGGCTCGAACAACGCGACGGCGCACTGGCTGGTGCGGCTGGAGACCTGCTTGCCGACGACGTCGTAGCGCGGCTCGCACTGGAAGGTCACCGTGGAGATGATGCCCAGCAGTCCCATGGAGACGCCCGCGGCGTAGAAGTCCTCGTTCCCGGGTGTGAGCTCGTGCACCCGGCCCGTCCCATCGATGAGGCGGATGCCCACGATGGACGCGCCCAGCTCGTGACGTGTCGTGCCCCCCATCGAGCCCGTGGACAGGAATCCGCCCACTGTCTGATGGGTGATGCCGCCGAGGTCCGGCAGCGCCCAGCCGCGCGCCTCCAGCTGGTGCAGGAGGCTGTTGTCCTCGTTGGACAGGGGATCGGTCGGATCCACTCCCAGGTGGCAACCCGCCTGGACGGTGACGCGCATCGCCCGCTCGTCCCAGTGGACGACCCGCGTGTACCGGTCGAGCTGCACGTTGATGTGCTGTCCGCTGTCGTCGGTGTAGATGCCCCCGGGCACGCAGTGGGTCGCGCCGCGCGTCCGGATCTGGACGCCCTGGGCCCGTGCGCGCTTGATGAGCTGGACGAGTTCCTCCTCCGTCTGCGGATGGACGAACCTCGGATCCAGTGCCGGGTGGAAGTAGTCATGCACCCCGAGCCGGACCCAGAGGCCCACGCCCACGCCGGTCAGCAGCAGCAGCGAGCCCGCGACATAGGTGAGCTTCTCCTCCGTGCCCGCCCCCCGGGGGAAGCTGCCGATGAGGGCGGCGCTCTCGAACCCGAAGAACGTCAGCTTCACCGCGTTGGACAGTCCGACGAGCTCCGAGAACCGGTGGACGGTCGTGCGGTCGAGCCGGCGCAGCGCGTAAAGCGCCACGGAGCAGATGCAGCCCATCATGGGCACCTCGATGAAGTGCAGGGCCCAGGCCGCGCCCCTGCTCCGGCTCAGGGTGGTCCGCGCCCGGCCGAAGAGCCGAGGGTGTGACAGGAACACGCTCCCCACGAGCGACCCCGTCAGGCTCAGCCAGCCGTAGACCTTCGCCCGCTTCCTCAGGGTCCGCCACCTCGCCTCCTCGGCCCGGGACGGGGCTACCTCCCTTGCAGAAGAAGTCTCGAGTGCTGGATGTTGTCGCAGGGGTGGCATGGGCTTGCTCCAGGTCGAAGACTCGAGTCTCGGGACAAGACTCGAGCACCCGAGGCGGCGAGCCCCGCAACAGCGGTGGCCCACACCTCAGAGTGGTTCCATGAAAGTTGGAGAAGACCCTTCGCGGATGTGACCGATCTCCCAGGGGGCGGCGGACAGGAGCCGATCCAGCGCGTGCTCCTCGACGTGCTCGTGCTGGAGTGCGTCGAGCAGCGCCCTCGCGACGTGGAGCTCGGGCGACTCGAGGCCGGGAGGCAGAGGGTCGAGGACCTCCCTCAGCAACCGCTCCGCGTTCCAGAGCCGGCCCTGCTCCCGCTGTAGCTGGAACAGCCGCAAGGAGGCCCGAAGCTCGATGCACCGGGCGCCGGATCGCCGGGCGCACTGGAGGGACTCCTGGAATTCGTTCAGCGCCCTGGCGGTCTCGCCCCCGAGCAGCAGGAGCTCGCCCCGCAGCCGGTACAGCTCGGCCGCCTCGAGGTGCTGTCCCGTCCGCGCGCCCCAGGCCAACCCTTCCGCCACCGTCGTCAGGCCCTCGGAGATCAAGCCCAGCCTCGCGCGCGCATCCGCGAGCAGGCTCAGCAGGTAGGGCCAACCCGTCTCCGCTTGCATCTGCCGCAGATGATCAAGTCCCTCGAGCATCAGGGTGTAACCCTCGTCCCGCCGCGGGCCCAGCAGCACGAGCGCCCATCCCCGCAGGACGGGCATCCACGACTCCACGCGCAGCGACGGGTTCTGCTCGTAGACGAGGCTCTCCCGCTCCGTCACCGCGAGCACCCGCCACGCGTCGAACCGTGTCTGGTACAGCGCATTGGTCACGGTGCTGACCAGGACGAAGGTGTAGGGGTGGCCCAGCTGCTCGGCGCGGCGCAGCGCGCGATCACTGAGCCGCTGCCCCTCCCGCTGCTCGCAACGCAGGGTCAGGGCCAGGGCCGAATAGGCCAGGGCCATGGCCAACGGATCGGGCTCGAGCATGCCGAGCGTCCGTCGTGGTGCCCGCTCCACGCCCGAAGCCCCCAGGGCCACGGCCTCGTGGAGCAGGGGCTCCGCCACGAGGATCTCTCCCTGGATCAGGCGGATCGATCCCTCCATCAACCGGCCGATCACCACCAGTTGGGGCTCGTGGACGCGCTGGCCCAGGGAGACGATCTGCCCGGCCAGCTCGCAGGCCAGCGGGAAGTTCAACCGCATCAGGTTGCGGTTGAAGAGCCCCATGCTGGCCGCGACGAGGATGGGCTCGTTCCTCACGTCATGGAAGAGCTGCGCGATGCGCTCGTAGAGCTGCTCCACCTCGGGAGCCGAGTAGTTCCGGGCGGCGATCAGGGCCTGGCCGAGGAGCACCAGCAGCCGGAGCTCCTCCTCGACCCGGCGGGCCACTCCCGGCAGGCGTTTGAACAACCGCAGGGCCTGCTCCAGGTGGCTGATGGACTCCTCGAACGCCGAACGATTCAGGGCCAGCTCCCCGGCCAGGGCCCAGTACCGGATGGCGGGGAGCAGCTCCCCGGCCCGGGTGTAGTGGTGGGCGATCAGCTCGGGCGGAGCGCTGGGGGCTCCCGTCAGCGGGTGCTCCAGGAGCGTGGCGACCTGGTGGTGGTACTGCCGCCTGCGAGGCTTCACCAGGGACTCGTAGGCGGCCTCCTGGATGAGCGCATGCCTGAACTCGTAGCGGCGCTCCGGCTCCTCCCCGGTGCGCAGGAGCAATCCCGCCTCGACCAGCTCCTCGAGATCCCTCCTCAGGGTGGGGCCACCGCGCTCCGAGAGGGCCGCCAGCTGCTCCTCCGTGAAGCCGCGGCCAATCACGGCCCCCTTCCACGCCAGCTCCTTCTGCTCGGGAGGGAGCGGATCCAACCGGGCCAGGAGCAGCTCCTGCAAGGTGATGGGAAGCGCGCCCGCCGGAGTGCCGGAGGTGCCGCGCGTGAGCACCATGCGCGTCATCTCCTCGACGAAGAGCGGGATGCCCTCCGTCTTGCGCACCAGGAGCTCGATCGTCTCCGCCGGCAGAGGGAGCCGGCCCCCCGTGAGCCGCCGCACCATCTCGGCGGTCTCGTCCGCCCCGAGCCGGTCGAGCACGAGCAGGTGGAAGCCGGGATGCGAACGCCAGGAGAACCGCAGCTCGGGGCGGGCGCTCAGCAGCAGGAACAACCCGGTGCCATCGATGAGCTCTCCCAGGCGCGAGAGGAGCCGCAACGTGGAAGGATCCGCCCAGTGCAGATCCTCGAGGACGAGGAGCAGTGGACCCTGTCCGCGCGTCCCGGGGAGCCGCGCCGGCAGCCGCAGCAGCAAGGTGGTCAGCGTCTCCAGGGTCTGGACCCGTTGCTGCTCGGGAGACAGCAACAGCGGGGGCAGCTCCTCGTGAGGAGGCAGGCCCAGGAGCTGTCCGAGCAGCAGCAGGCTCTCCGGCAGGGGCATGTCGAGGGAGCGCAGCACCTCCTCCAGGTGGTCCCTCCGCCGCTCGGGAGACGCCTCTGGCTCCAGCGCGGCCAGGTGCGTCACCCACTCGAGCACCGGATGGAAGGCGCTGCGGCTGAGCTGCGGCCAGCACTGGCTGGACACGAGGTGGCCTCCCTCGCGGCCCACGTGCTCGCTCAGCTCCTGGATGAGCCGGGACTTGCCGATTCCCGCCTCGCCGCTGAGCAGCACCACCGTGCCCTGTCCCCGCCGGGCCTCCTCCCACCAGCCGAAGAGCTGGCGGAGCTCCGTGCTCCGGCCCACCAGCGGCGTGAGGCCCCGGGCCAGCGCCCGTTCGAAGCGGGTGGTCTCCGGCCTCTCGGCCCTCAACCGGTGGACCCCCACCCGCATCGGCCCCAGCGACGACTGGAAGAACCGCTGGCCCAGGGGCTCCGTCACGAAGTTTCCCCGCGCGCCCTGCCAGGTATTCTCACTGAGATCCACCGTGTGGGGTTCCGCCTGCCTCGCCAGCCATCTCGCCAGGTGGGGCGCCTCGCTCCGGATGGAGGGCGGATGTCCTCTCGGCGTGGAGGGATCGGACGCGTCCAGCACCACCAGATCCGTATGCACGCCCACCTGGACCGCGAGCCCGGCCTGGAAGGCCCCCGGCAACTCCTCCACCATCCGCGTGAGGGCGAGCGCGGCACGCACCGCGCACACGACGTCATCCTCCCGGACCAGGGGATAGCCGAAGCAGCCCAGCACCTCGTCGCCCATGCGGAGCGCGACCCAGCCCCCGTGCCGCTCGAGGATGCGCGAGCAGACCTGGTGGAACGCCGCCTGCACGTCGCTCAGGTCCTCCGGATCCAGGGACGCCAGGTGCCCCACGAGCCGGACGCACACCAGCGTCAGCTGCCGGCGGTGGGGCGTGAAGCGCGGAGGCGGCGCCTCGTCCGAGGGGGCCAAGCTCCACTCCAACACCCGCAGCCGCTCATGCATCTCCAGCGCGCTCTGGAAGCGCCGGGAGGGAGCCTTGGCCAGCGCCCGTGCCAGGAACCGGTCCACCGTCTCGGGCAGATCCGGGCGGCGGATGCGCACCGACGGCACGGGCTCGGCCGAGAGCACGCCCTTGCGGAGCGTCCGGAGGTTCCCCGGGGAATAGGGCAGCTCCCCGGTGAGCATCTGGTACAGCAACAGCCCGGCCGCCCAGGTGTCGGTGCGCATGTCCTGCGGCTGCCCCCGCCATTGCTCCGGAGCCATGAAGGCGGGCGTGCCCGATTTCAACAGGTCGAACCCGAGCGAGGAGGCCAACCCACCCAGGCCGAAGTCGAGGAGCTTCACCCGCCCATCCGGCAGGAGGAAGACATTGCTCGGCTTGAGATCCCGATGGAGGACCTGACGCGAGTGGGCATGCGCCAGCCCGGCCGTGACGTCGCTCAGGATGTGCAGGGCCCGCCGAGGCTCCAGCGCGCCGCGCCGCAGCAGTGTGTCGAGCGACTGTCCCTCCAGGTACTCCATGATGAGGAAGGGAGTGCCCTTCCACTCGGAGACATCGAAGATGCGGACGATGTTCTCGTGATCCAGCTGGGCGACGAGCCGGGCCTCCTCCTGGATCAGCCGGTCCAGCGACTCCTGGGTGAGCTCCCGGCCCGAGGAGATGAACTTGAGCGCCACGATGCGCTGCAGCAGCTCGTCACGGGCACGGAAGACCAGCCCCATGCCCCCCTTGCCGAGCTTCCCGAGGATCTCGAACCGCCTGCCATCCCGTCCTCCGAGGCGCTCTCCTGACCGGGGAGCCGGCAGGGACAGGGAGAAGCGGCTCACCTCGCGCAGGAAGGGGTCCTCGAAGTCGGACTCCAACGGGCTCCCCTGGCTGTCCTTGTCGTGCCGGGTCATGGCCACCCTCAGGGAAATACGATGAGGACCCCCGGCCCGGATGACACACTCCGAGCGAGGCCCCTCACCGCCCTTCCCACGGGAGGGACTCCGAGCGCCCGCTCCCCTGCCCGCGCACCTGGGCTCAGGCCACGTTCGCCAGCGCCGAGCACCGGCGCCGTGAACCCAGCTCGGACAGCGTGCGCAGCGTGCCCGGCATCTCCTGGCCGGGCGCCCTGCCCCGCCGCAGCGAGACGAGCGTCGTCCCGCGCCGTCCCGCCCGCTCCATGCACGACTCCAGCGAGTGCTTCACCAGCGGGTGCGGGCTGACCTCCAGGAAGACGTCGTGCCCCGCACCGAGCAGCACATCCACCGCCTCGCGGAACAGCACCGGCTCGGCCAGGTTGCGCACCCAGTAGTCCGCATCGAAGCGCTCTCCCGGGAGCCCACCGCCCGTCACCGTCGAGATCACCGGCAGCAGCCCCGGGCCGGGGCGCAGCTCCCCGAGCAGCCCGCGCAGCTCACCCCGGAGCGGATCCACCTTCGGCCAGTGCGCCGCCACCTCCGAGTCGACACGCCGGGCGGGCACGCCCTCGCGCCGCAGCACCACCAGCACCTGTTCCAAAACCTCCGGCTCCGCGGCCAGCACCGTCCACTCGGGGCTCGCGTGGATGGCCCGCCACACCCGGCCCTCGAACCCGGGCAGCGCCTCGCCGGCCCGCGCCCACGGCACGCCCACCACCGCCATGGCCCCCTGCCCCCGCAGGCGCCCGATGGTGCGGCCCTGGTGGCAGATGACGCGCATCGCATCCTCCAACGAGAGCACCCCCGCCACGTGCGCCGCCGCCACCTCGCCGATGCTGTGCCCCACCACCGCCGCCGGCTCCACGCCCCACGAGCGCCACAGCGCCGCCAGCGCGATCTCCACCGCCACGATGGCCGGGCAGCTCACCTCGATGTCGCCCAGGCGCGCTCCCTCCGCCGTCAGCGCCTCCCGCAGGGACCAGCCCATGTGCCGCCGCACCTCGGCCTCGCAGGCCTCCAGCACCGGGGCGCACACGGGAGACTCCCACAGCGCCCGCCCCATGCCCGTCCACTGCGAGCCCTGGCCGGAGAAGACGAAGACCGGCCGGCACGGGCCCTCGTCCCGGTCCGTCTGATCCTCGTGACGCATCAGGGACTCCTCGACGGTCCGCCGCATGCCCCACTCCCGCGCTGGGACTCGTCCTGCCCCGCACCCGAGCGGTCTCGGACAGTCCCGTCAAATCTCTACAACACTGTTGGACATACTAACCGTTTTTTCCTGAGAGTGAAGCGGAACCCCGGGCAACGGATTAAGTCCCTCTTTGGAGACCCCCGACTGGCGACGGGAGGGGTGAACGTCCTAGCATGTGCGCCATCTCATGCCCCCGGTTCGTCATCATCTGCTCGGTCCCCTCGTCCCGGGTGAAGGCTCCCGCCCGTTCCTCGCGCTGGCCCTCGAGGAGGGTAGACCTCCCCTTCCCGTCGTCCTCGTCTGGGCCCCACCGGAGGTCACGCGGGATCCGGTACTGCTGACCAAGCTCGAGCGGGAGACGCAGCGCGCCACGATCTTCGATCACCCCAACATCCTCCGGGTGCACGGGCTGGTGACGCTGGAGAGCCGGATCGCCCGGGTGACGGAGTACGCGGACGGAGAGCCCCTTCGCAAGGTGTTGGAGGTGGCCCATCGCCTGCCGGCCCCCTTCGCCGCGCTCGTGGTCGCCGACGTGGCGATGGGGGTGCATTACGCCCACGTCGCGGGGAGCGATGACGGCACCCCGCTGATCCACGGAGACTTGCGCCCGGAGACGGTGATGGTCTCCTTCAGCGGCGTGTGCAAGGTGTCTGGCTATGGGGCGCTGAGCGTGGCGCCGCAGGAGCGCAACATCCTGCGCAAGCGTAACCAGCGCCTCTACAGCGCCCCCGAGCAGCTCATGGGAGGCCGGGCGGCCTCCTCGGTGCTGACGGATGTGTTCCTGCTCGGCTTGCTGCTGTACGAGTGCCTCTCGGGGCGCAGGCCGTTCCAGGACTCGCTGGAGCCGGACAAGGCCATCCTCAACCGCCCGCTGCCGCCCCTGCCGGTGGAAGTGCCGGCCGTGCTCAATGACGTGGTGCGCCGCGCCACGGCGAAGCGCGCCGATCAGCGCTACCCGAGCGCCCATGCCTTCCGCGAGGCCCTGGTGGCCGCCAGCGGCGCGCTGCCCACCCCCGCCGCGTTCGCGGAGATGCTCGCGAAACTGCTGCCTCCCGACGGCGAGGCCCGGCTCGCCCGGAAGAAGCTGCTCGAGAAGGGACTGGCGGGGGGACCCATCACCCAGCCCGTGCCCGTTCCTGTGGCCGAGCGCATCACCCAGCCCGTGCCTGTCCCGGTGAGCGAGCGCATCACCCAGCCCGTTCCCGTTCCGGTGGGCGAGCGCATCACCCAGCCCGTTCCCGTTCCGGTGGGCGAGCGCATCACCCAGCCCGTTCCCGTTCCCGTTCCGGTGCTCGAGCGTGTCACCCAGCCGATGCGCGCCGTCCCCGCCGAGCGCGTCACCCAGCCCACGCCGGCCGTCGCGGACACGTCCCTCGTCGAGACCGAACGTGCCGTCCCGATCGCCGCCGCCCAGCCTCCGCCGGCCGTCGCGGACACGTCCCTCGTCGAGACCGAGCGCGCCATCCCGATCGCGGCCGGAGCGCCGCCGTCTCCAGGAGCGCCCGGGGCCGAGGCGGCCACCACCTCCTCGCGCGTGACGCAGCCCGCCGAAGCGGTGCCGCCCGCCGCGGCGACCCGGGCCGAGCGGACCGCCGCGCCCGTGCGCCCGCCGCGCGCGATGGGGCGCATCGCCATCGCCATCGGGGCCCTGCTGCTGCTGAGCGGAATTGGCGCCATCTGGAGCACCCGGCACAAGCCGGAGGTGCTCGAGGACGCGAACATCCCGGACCTCAAACCCTCCGTGATGCTCACCGCGGAGCCCGAGGCCCCGAGGGATGCCGGGGTGCGCGTGCCGAGCAAGGCCCCGGCGCCCGCGCCCGCGACCCCCTCGGTGACCGAGCTCTTCGTGAACCCCGACGTGGAGGTGTCCATCAACGGCCGGGCGATCGGCCGCACGCCGCTGACGGTTCCCCTCCCCCTCGGCCGTCACACGCTGACGTTCACCGATCCGTCGAAGAACCTGCGGACGGCCCGGATGATCGACATCACCCACGACGGCACGTCGACGTTCCACATCCGCCTGGGCATGGGCTCGGTCCTGGTCCAGGCGCCCGCGGGGGCCCGCATCACCCTCGATGGGAGGGACGTGGGGACGGCGCCGCTCGCCGAGATGACGCTGTTCGAGGGTGTGTACGATCTGCGCGTCACCTTGAACGGGGACGTCTGGGAGAAGTCCTTCCAGCTGATGGGGGACCAGCGCCTGGTCTTCTTCCCCGAGTTCGACCCGGCGCAGTGAGTCAGGGATTGAGCGCCTGACAGACGAGACTGTGCGGCCTGGTTGGATACAGTCCGCTCAATGTCTCGGAAAACGAACCCCCAGGTCGTCATCGTTGGTGCTGGTCCCGCTGGAATGCTGCTCGCCTACCAGCTGGTGACGAATGGCGTCCCCGTACGGGTGCTCGAGCGGCATCCCGACTTCGAGCGTGAGTTCCGCGGCGAGCTGCTCCAACCCTCGGCGCTCGCTCCACTGGAGCAGCTCGGTATCCTGCCGCTGCTCGTGGAGAAGAAGCTGGCGCTCCCGAACGTCGAGCGGCGGCTGTTCGTCGGGCGGACCCGGCGGGTGATGGTCCCGGGCGGCAAGGAGCGGGGCTCGCTGGTCTCCCAGGCGGGGCTCCTCCAACTCCTGCACGAGCTGTGCGGCCGTCATCCCCATTACCAGTTGGACTTCGGCACCACGGCCCTCCAGACGATTCGCGAGAATGGCCGGGTGGTGGCGCTGAAGACGCGGCGGGAAGGCGCCGAGGGCCGCGTCGAGGGAGATCTCTTCGTGGACTGTAGCGGCCGGAACAGCGGGCTGCGCAGGGACGTGGGGCTCCAGGTCCAGACGACGCAGGTTCCCGCGGACGTGGTGTGGCTGCGCTTCGATCTCTCGGACGCGCCCGAGGCGCTGCCGGAGAGCGTCGACGTGCACATGTTCGGCAAGGGCGTGGTGGTCGTCTTCGTCCCGACGACGCGGTCTCGGCTGCAGGTGGCCTACAGCGCGCCCGGGGATCTCGGCGGCCTGCGAAAGGATGTCCCCGAGCTGCGCCGTCGGCTGCTGCCGACGGTGCCCGAGAAGCTGCGGCCCCACATCGAGGCGAAGCTCGACGAGCGCACCGAGTCCCAATTCCTTCGGGTGGTGGTCGATCGCGTCGAGCGCTGGCATGCACCCGGAATCCTGTTCCTGGGCGATGCCGCGCACACGATGTCTCCCTCGGGAGGACTGGGATTGAACCTGGCGATCCGCGACAGCCTCGTGGCCGCCAATCACCTGCTCGATGCGATCCGCGCGGAGCAGCCGCTCGATGAGCGGGTCTTCCAGAAGATCGAGGACGAGCGCCGGCCCGAGACGGACATGATCCAGGGCATGCAGACGCGGGTGCACCGGATGGTGATGGCGCCGATGTTCGTCGAGCACATCATGTTCACCCTGCTCGGCCTGGTGCTGCGGCTCATGAAGAAGGCGGATCAGAGCAGCCGGGGCGTCACCCCGGTGGAGATGCGCTACGGCGTCCCGGTGTCCCGGCTCCCGTGACACATCCTACTCCGGCCGGTTGGCCCGGAGGGATGACCTACCCGGTAAGGCGGCTTCCAATCCTCCGCCCTTCTGTGTTACCTGTCGGAGTGGAACGCTGGTAACCAATGAGAGCGCCCTCCTCCTCTCACGGGCGCTACCGCGCACAGGAGAACACATGCCCATGACGGAAAACAAAGAGAGGACTCGGCTGGCCATGCACCTGGGAGAGACGCTCCGCGAGGCACGCAAGAGGGCGGAGATGACCCAGGTCGATGTCGCGGAGCGCGTCGAGCTGGCGACCGAGGTCCTCGGCCGGATCGAGCGAGGGAACATGCTCCCGAGCGTGCCGACCCTGCGCAAGCTGTGCCGCACGCTGCACGTGGACGCCAACGCCATGTTGGGGCTCGACGCCGAGACGACCTTCTCGTGGCCGGAGGAGCCCGCTCGAGAAGAGGAGGACACCCCGGAGCTGCGCCGGGTGATGCGGACGCTTCGCCGGATGGACGCCGCTCAGCTCTCGGTGGTGGGCAGCATGGCCAGCGCCTTGTTGAAATACACGGGACAACGGCCAGAGGACTCCTCCGAGTGAGAGGAGCGCGCGGTCTGGCTCAGTCCTCGGACTCGGCGGCGATCAAGGTCAGGACCCTGCTGAGCACCTTCAACCGCTTCACCGGCCAGGCCCGAAGTTGATGAAGGACGCGCCGCAGCTCGGGGGGGAGCTTCTCCTCGGGAGGAGCTTCGTCCACCTTCGCGGCGACTCGCGAAGGGTCCAACCCCAGCAGTGCATCGGAGGAGATGCCGAGAACGCGGCAGATCCGATGGAGGGTCGGCACACTAGGCATCATGTCCCCGCGCTCGATGCGTCCGTAGACGCCTGGAACGAGGCCCACCTTGTTGGCGACCTGGGTCTGCGTAAGACCCAGCCGCTCGCGGGCTTCACGAGCCACCTCGCCCAGTGCTGGCTGAATGTCCGTGTCCATGGAGAGGGCGTCTACCATAAAGCTGGTCGCAGTCGACCCGCTCTGATAAGTCGTGCTGCGCTATGTGGATTGTCCTACTTCGCCGGTCTACCTGGCTTCTTTTCCTCGTGTCGTCCGTGGCCATGGCCACGGACCGTGAGCCCAACGAAAGGAACATCTACCTCTCGCGCCCTTCATGGCTCCTATGCGTTCACTGATTCCCGCTTCCATCCTGCTGTTTTGCGTGTCCTCCAGTTGCACGACCACTGGAGGCGTCTCCCTTCGCCCGGACGGCACCCCCGGACCGGAAACGTGCCCGGAAAAGGCGCTCGAAACCATGCGGCGTCTTGGATTGACCGTCGGGGACGCTTCGGATGTCGAGCTTGACGTGAACCAGACCGACACCAGCCCCGTCACCCTGTACGACGGTCCCGTGGAGAGCATGTTGAACAGCCCCCTCG
This window encodes:
- a CDS encoding FAD-binding protein, with the translated sequence MPPLRQHPALETSSAREVAPSRAEEARWRTLRKRAKVYGWLSLTGSLVGSVFLSHPRLFGRARTTLSRSRGAAWALHFIEVPMMGCICSVALYALRRLDRTTVHRFSELVGLSNAVKLTFFGFESAALIGSFPRGAGTEEKLTYVAGSLLLLTGVGVGLWVRLGVHDYFHPALDPRFVHPQTEEELVQLIKRARAQGVQIRTRGATHCVPGGIYTDDSGQHINVQLDRYTRVVHWDERAMRVTVQAGCHLGVDPTDPLSNEDNSLLHQLEARGWALPDLGGITHQTVGGFLSTGSMGGTTRHELGASIVGIRLIDGTGRVHELTPGNEDFYAAGVSMGLLGIISTVTFQCEPRYDVVGKQVSSRTSQCAVALFEPGEGGLRHFLETDDDTYARLLWWPQRGVDKVQLWRARRETSPESKTYRRALTRRPFVAIPRVFQIFVNQFYNFIAHDDPPYGPLTERVVRLVLNAFVPSKETKEFRGPWHEILPMDDGVSDELLPTDFTELFIDIARSAEVMKLLDGYFNPDPSDTQGAGEARGMGRTGAYAFEIYAGAASPFWMSPSQGRHSIRVDVFWFRTDKEHVRQNFYERFWELLAPFGFRLHWGKYLPRPDSLTGTDYLRRQYPMWDRFMEVRQRMDPDGVFLSGYWKEHLGIAPSLARTTPVGSIASSRS
- a CDS encoding protein kinase domain-containing protein, whose translation is MTRHDKDSQGSPLESDFEDPFLREVSRFSLSLPAPRSGERLGGRDGRRFEILGKLGKGGMGLVFRARDELLQRIVALKFISSGRELTQESLDRLIQEEARLVAQLDHENIVRIFDVSEWKGTPFLIMEYLEGQSLDTLLRRGALEPRRALHILSDVTAGLAHAHSRQVLHRDLKPSNVFLLPDGRVKLLDFGLGGLASSLGFDLLKSGTPAFMAPEQWRGQPQDMRTDTWAAGLLLYQMLTGELPYSPGNLRTLRKGVLSAEPVPSVRIRRPDLPETVDRFLARALAKAPSRRFQSALEMHERLRVLEWSLAPSDEAPPPRFTPHRRQLTLVCVRLVGHLASLDPEDLSDVQAAFHQVCSRILERHGGWVALRMGDEVLGCFGYPLVREDDVVCAVRAALALTRMVEELPGAFQAGLAVQVGVHTDLVVLDASDPSTPRGHPPSIRSEAPHLARWLARQAEPHTVDLSENTWQGARGNFVTEPLGQRFFQSSLGPMRVGVHRLRAERPETTRFERALARGLTPLVGRSTELRQLFGWWEEARRGQGTVVLLSGEAGIGKSRLIQELSEHVGREGGHLVSSQCWPQLSRSAFHPVLEWVTHLAALEPEASPERRRDHLEEVLRSLDMPLPESLLLLGQLLGLPPHEELPPLLLSPEQQRVQTLETLTTLLLRLPARLPGTRGQGPLLLVLEDLHWADPSTLRLLSRLGELIDGTGLFLLLSARPELRFSWRSHPGFHLLVLDRLGADETAEMVRRLTGGRLPLPAETIELLVRKTEGIPLFVEEMTRMVLTRGTSGTPAGALPITLQELLLARLDPLPPEQKELAWKGAVIGRGFTEEQLAALSERGGPTLRRDLEELVEAGLLLRTGEEPERRYEFRHALIQEAAYESLVKPRRRQYHHQVATLLEHPLTGAPSAPPELIAHHYTRAGELLPAIRYWALAGELALNRSAFEESISHLEQALRLFKRLPGVARRVEEELRLLVLLGQALIAARNYSAPEVEQLYERIAQLFHDVRNEPILVAASMGLFNRNLMRLNFPLACELAGQIVSLGQRVHEPQLVVIGRLMEGSIRLIQGEILVAEPLLHEAVALGASGVERAPRRTLGMLEPDPLAMALAYSALALTLRCEQREGQRLSDRALRRAEQLGHPYTFVLVSTVTNALYQTRFDAWRVLAVTERESLVYEQNPSLRVESWMPVLRGWALVLLGPRRDEGYTLMLEGLDHLRQMQAETGWPYLLSLLADARARLGLISEGLTTVAEGLAWGARTGQHLEAAELYRLRGELLLLGGETARALNEFQESLQCARRSGARCIELRASLRLFQLQREQGRLWNAERLLREVLDPLPPGLESPELHVARALLDALQHEHVEEHALDRLLSAAPWEIGHIREGSSPTFMEPL
- a CDS encoding acyltransferase domain-containing protein, with translation MRRTVEESLMRHEDQTDRDEGPCRPVFVFSGQGSQWTGMGRALWESPVCAPVLEACEAEVRRHMGWSLREALTAEGARLGDIEVSCPAIVAVEIALAALWRSWGVEPAAVVGHSIGEVAAAHVAGVLSLEDAMRVICHQGRTIGRLRGQGAMAVVGVPWARAGEALPGFEGRVWRAIHASPEWTVLAAEPEVLEQVLVVLRREGVPARRVDSEVAAHWPKVDPLRGELRGLLGELRPGPGLLPVISTVTGGGLPGERFDADYWVRNLAEPVLFREAVDVLLGAGHDVFLEVSPHPLVKHSLESCMERAGRRGTTLVSLRRGRAPGQEMPGTLRTLSELGSRRRCSALANVA
- a CDS encoding protein kinase domain-containing protein produces the protein MPPVRHHLLGPLVPGEGSRPFLALALEEGRPPLPVVLVWAPPEVTRDPVLLTKLERETQRATIFDHPNILRVHGLVTLESRIARVTEYADGEPLRKVLEVAHRLPAPFAALVVADVAMGVHYAHVAGSDDGTPLIHGDLRPETVMVSFSGVCKVSGYGALSVAPQERNILRKRNQRLYSAPEQLMGGRAASSVLTDVFLLGLLLYECLSGRRPFQDSLEPDKAILNRPLPPLPVEVPAVLNDVVRRATAKRADQRYPSAHAFREALVAASGALPTPAAFAEMLAKLLPPDGEARLARKKLLEKGLAGGPITQPVPVPVAERITQPVPVPVSERITQPVPVPVGERITQPVPVPVGERITQPVPVPVPVLERVTQPMRAVPAERVTQPTPAVADTSLVETERAVPIAAAQPPPAVADTSLVETERAIPIAAGAPPSPGAPGAEAATTSSRVTQPAEAVPPAAATRAERTAAPVRPPRAMGRIAIAIGALLLLSGIGAIWSTRHKPEVLEDANIPDLKPSVMLTAEPEAPRDAGVRVPSKAPAPAPATPSVTELFVNPDVEVSINGRAIGRTPLTVPLPLGRHTLTFTDPSKNLRTARMIDITHDGTSTFHIRLGMGSVLVQAPAGARITLDGRDVGTAPLAEMTLFEGVYDLRVTLNGDVWEKSFQLMGDQRLVFFPEFDPAQ
- a CDS encoding FAD-dependent monooxygenase: MSRKTNPQVVIVGAGPAGMLLAYQLVTNGVPVRVLERHPDFEREFRGELLQPSALAPLEQLGILPLLVEKKLALPNVERRLFVGRTRRVMVPGGKERGSLVSQAGLLQLLHELCGRHPHYQLDFGTTALQTIRENGRVVALKTRREGAEGRVEGDLFVDCSGRNSGLRRDVGLQVQTTQVPADVVWLRFDLSDAPEALPESVDVHMFGKGVVVVFVPTTRSRLQVAYSAPGDLGGLRKDVPELRRRLLPTVPEKLRPHIEAKLDERTESQFLRVVVDRVERWHAPGILFLGDAAHTMSPSGGLGLNLAIRDSLVAANHLLDAIRAEQPLDERVFQKIEDERRPETDMIQGMQTRVHRMVMAPMFVEHIMFTLLGLVLRLMKKADQSSRGVTPVEMRYGVPVSRLP